In Myxococcales bacterium, a single genomic region encodes these proteins:
- a CDS encoding nucleotidyl transferase AbiEii/AbiGii toxin family protein, whose translation MPDIMTDRSERDAFVNDVAARRGVAAWVIEKDLWVCWTLARLHEIDGIPQLTFKGGTSLSKVHGLIERFSEDIDLTFSRDGWNFVGERDPLSAGLSGKKRQALVDEIGERSATVVRDVVVPELRAMCTRDLGASGWRVEVDDVDRQAVLFTFPDPVATYGYGQPQVKVEFGARGDPWPTSRRTIVSYIEETHGGTTPTATVEVIALEPERTFWEKVTLLHALHHGTRAKPDKNVHRLSRHVYDVHRIWNTPKLRTSILSAKLLRAVVENKQIFFRETKARYELVTNFELNCAPHDDLAAAMRADFAAMGSMFFPASPVPTFDEALATLKEIEEIVASWKTAPPA comes from the coding sequence ATGCCTGACATCATGACCGACCGCAGCGAGCGTGACGCGTTCGTCAACGACGTGGCAGCCCGGCGCGGTGTTGCAGCGTGGGTCATCGAGAAGGATCTGTGGGTGTGCTGGACGCTCGCGAGACTGCACGAGATCGACGGCATCCCGCAGCTCACCTTCAAAGGCGGGACTTCGTTATCGAAGGTGCATGGCCTTATCGAGCGGTTCTCGGAGGACATCGACCTCACGTTCTCCCGAGACGGCTGGAACTTCGTGGGAGAGCGGGACCCGCTCAGCGCTGGCCTCAGTGGAAAGAAGCGGCAGGCACTCGTCGACGAAATCGGCGAACGCTCTGCGACGGTCGTTCGAGATGTCGTCGTTCCGGAGCTGCGCGCAATGTGCACGCGCGATCTTGGCGCGTCTGGATGGCGCGTTGAGGTCGACGACGTCGACCGCCAGGCGGTTCTCTTCACATTCCCCGATCCGGTAGCGACCTACGGCTACGGGCAACCTCAGGTGAAGGTCGAGTTTGGTGCTCGCGGCGATCCCTGGCCGACTTCGCGGCGAACCATCGTTTCGTACATCGAGGAGACTCACGGCGGAACGACGCCGACCGCCACCGTGGAGGTGATCGCCTTGGAGCCCGAGCGGACCTTCTGGGAGAAGGTGACGCTCCTTCACGCTCTCCATCACGGAACTCGCGCGAAGCCCGACAAGAACGTTCACCGGCTCTCGCGGCACGTCTACGACGTCCACCGGATCTGGAACACGCCCAAGCTGAGAACGAGCATTCTGAGCGCCAAGCTCCTGCGGGCCGTCGTTGAAAACAAGCAGATCTTCTTCAGGGAGACCAAGGCTCGCTACGAGCTCGTGACGAACTTCGAGCTGAACTGCGCCCCCCATGACGACCTCGCCGCTGCCATGCGCGCGGATTTCGCGGCCATGGGGTCGATGTTCTTTCCTGCGTCCCCAGTGCCGACCTTCGACGAGGCACTCGCGACGCTCAAGGAGATCGAGGAGATCGTCGCCAGCTGGAAGACCGCGCCGCCCGCGTAG
- a CDS encoding DUF4145 domain-containing protein: protein MNTQPSPNFAFLAYHDARLVALATQAEEHFARDPAVTLFKLRQFGEVLAKRAAAKVALFVDPDEKQQFLIDRLFDRGAIGATQKQLFHDLRRVGNAAVHEDRGDHAEALHQLRMARELAVWFQRKVDSDYFEEG, encoded by the coding sequence TTGAACACGCAGCCTTCGCCGAACTTCGCATTCCTCGCGTACCACGACGCGCGGCTCGTCGCCCTCGCGACGCAGGCGGAGGAGCACTTCGCGCGCGATCCGGCCGTCACGCTCTTCAAGCTCCGGCAGTTCGGTGAGGTCCTCGCCAAGCGCGCCGCCGCGAAGGTCGCGCTCTTCGTCGACCCGGACGAGAAGCAGCAGTTCCTCATCGACCGCCTCTTTGACCGCGGGGCCATCGGCGCGACGCAGAAGCAGCTCTTTCACGACTTGCGCCGCGTCGGCAACGCGGCGGTCCACGAAGATCGCGGCGACCACGCCGAGGCGCTCCATCAGCTCCGCATGGCGCGCGAGCTGGCCGTTTGGTTCCAGCGCAAGGTGGACAGCGACTATTTTGAGGAGGGGTGA
- a CDS encoding helix-turn-helix transcriptional regulator, which produces MSRAPRMSIMFKTTDEEVLNLASIMVAMKDAGLDHGFIVKASDLARTDQGTYDLMALWLNAAGDASERDEIVADIQDSLDDCADAPQEPTQIKYDRLEDVAQRVMAEKAKLRQLIDRHGGVSAVAAKCGIPQPSLSRMLNSASIPRRSTLYKIANALGLSEEDVVVEWSR; this is translated from the coding sequence ATGAGCCGCGCACCGCGCATGAGCATCATGTTCAAGACCACGGATGAGGAGGTCCTCAATCTGGCGAGCATCATGGTCGCCATGAAGGACGCCGGGCTCGATCATGGCTTCATCGTGAAAGCGTCCGACTTGGCGCGCACCGATCAAGGCACCTACGATCTGATGGCCCTTTGGCTGAACGCGGCCGGCGACGCATCCGAACGCGACGAGATCGTCGCGGACATTCAAGACTCGCTCGACGACTGCGCTGACGCGCCGCAGGAGCCGACTCAGATTAAGTACGACCGGCTCGAAGACGTCGCCCAGCGCGTGATGGCTGAGAAGGCGAAGCTGCGCCAACTCATCGATCGGCATGGCGGCGTCTCTGCTGTCGCCGCCAAGTGCGGCATTCCGCAGCCCTCCCTAAGCCGGATGTTGAACTCGGCGTCGATCCCGCGCCGCTCGACCCTCTACAAGATCGCCAACGCGCTCGGGCTTTCGGAAGAGGATGTCGTGGTGGAGTGGAGTCGGTGA